One stretch of Glycine soja cultivar W05 chromosome 7, ASM419377v2, whole genome shotgun sequence DNA includes these proteins:
- the LOC114420724 gene encoding uncharacterized protein LOC114420724 has translation MASMMDVKLGMRQLMENNATTVVAVSSAAEADPTLPATAHYPIPNVVGRERSTLGHINNPHPGYNQVAYPYGLQPNYTPPVIRDDAGHVLPPILEGEPPRQSDEVHEDHREHAQGDIDSYSPFPAEGPAPNALPQPNLTGEPRNHPTQPIFLSARGPPLAAEEKRKLDLIEKRLRVVEGFGDYPFTNMTDIFLVPDVVIPPKFKVPDFDRYKGMTCPKNHLKMYCRKMGAYSRDEKLLMHFLQDSLAGVAVI, from the coding sequence atggcttccatgatggatgtCAAGCTAGGAATGAGACAACTAATGGAGAATAACGCGACCACCGTCGTcgctgttagttcggctgccgaagcagacccaactctcccagcTACCGCGCACTACCCTATCCCAAATGTGGTAGGACGAGAAAGAAGCACACTAGGGCACATCAACAACCCCCATCCGGGGTACAACCAAGTAGCTTACCCCTATGGATTACAACCTAATTACACACCACCAGTCATACGTGATGACGCGGGTCATGTCCTtccccccatccttgaaggggagcctcctcgacagtcGGACGAGGTCCACGAGGATCATCGAGAGCATGCCCAGGGAGACATCGATTCCTACTCCCCATTCCCTGCCGAGGGGCCGGCACCCAACGCACTacctcagcccaacctcacgGGAGAACCTCGAAACCACCCAACACAGCCAATATTTTTGTCCGCAAGAGGGCCACCCTTGGCAGCAGAAGAAAagaggaaactcgatctcatcgaaAAGAGATTAAGGgttgttgaaggctttggcgacTATCCATTCACGAACATGACTGATATTTTCTTAGTGCCGGATGTTGTCATCCCACCgaaattcaaggtacctgattttGATAGGTACAAAGGGATGACTTGTCCTAAGAATCATCTCaaaatgtattgtcgcaagatgggtgCGTATTCCAGGGATGAGaagttgttgatgcatttcctccaagatagcttggctggggTAGCGGTCATCTAG
- the LOC114419883 gene encoding uncharacterized protein LOC114419883, producing the protein MTSSLVKIQGEQVLTNDFQDLSIKDLSEKGTEAEIHKVGSYGSHGGICAICLDKIVLQETALVKGCEHAYCVTCILHWATYREKVTCPQCKHPFEFLNVHRSLDGSIQDYMFEESVCLLLRASWFTPLSVEEHVVHEDAYEDLEDYYQYEDDDDDDDMDEVYYGGSSSLRVIGNRRWGDNGYVRAGRQEARPVHRPNFQDSGASSSSHEPKKKEAGKIITGRRAKRAQKREAADKAAEAKHQQHLVRLGRK; encoded by the exons ATGACTTCCTCACTCGTGAAGATCCAAGGCGAACAGGTCCTCACCAACGATTTTCAGGACCTTTCAATCAAAGATCTG AGTGAGAAAGGGACTGAGGCAGAGATTCACAAGGTGGGGTCTTATGGAAGCCATGGGGGaatctgtgctatctgcttggATAAGATAGTGCTGCAGGAAACTGCTCTTGTAAAAGGTTGCGAGCATGCTTACTG TGTAACATGCATCCTTCATTGGGCTACATACCGTGAGAAAGTTACCTGCCCTCAGTGTAAACATCCATTTGAGTTCCTCAATGTCCATCGCTCACTTGATGGCAG CATTCAAGATTACATGTTTGAGGAGAGTGTGTGCCTGCTACTTCGGGCCTCATGGTTCACACCTTTATCTGTTGAAGAACATGTGGTTCATGAAGATGCATATGAAGACCTAGAAGATTATTATCAGTAcgaggatgatgatgatgatgatgatatggaTGAAGTTTACTATGGTGGTTCGTCCAGTCTTCGGGTTATTGGCAACCGTAGATGGGGAGATAATGGTTATGTCAGGGCTGGTCGTCAAGAAGCTCGGCCAGTCCATCGTCCAAACTTTCAGGATTCAGGAGCAAGTTCTTCTTCGCATGAGCCGAAGAAGAAAGAGGCTGGGAAAATTATCACAGGCAGAAGGGCAAAGAGGGCACAGAAAAGGGAAGCTGCTGACAAGGCGGCGGAAGCAAAGCATCAGCAGCATTTAGTAAGGTTGGGTAGGAAgtga